The Gillisia sp. Hel_I_86 genome has a segment encoding these proteins:
- the fsa gene encoding fructose-6-phosphate aldolase: MKFFIDTANLDQIREAQDLGVLDGVTTNPSLMAKEGITGKDNIFKHYRKICDIVDGDVSAEVIATDYDGIIKEGEELAELHEQIIVKVPMIKDGIKAIKYFSDKGIKTNCTLVFSAGQALLAAKAGATYVSPFIGRLDDISTDGLNLIAEIRLIYDNYEFETQILAASVRHTMHVIDCAKLGADVMTGPLSSIEGLLKHPLTDIGLAKFLEDYNKGN, translated from the coding sequence ATGAAATTTTTTATTGATACTGCAAACCTTGACCAGATTAGAGAAGCCCAAGATCTAGGGGTTTTAGATGGGGTTACCACAAACCCGTCGCTCATGGCCAAGGAAGGGATCACCGGAAAGGACAATATATTTAAACACTATAGAAAGATATGTGATATTGTAGATGGCGATGTGAGCGCAGAGGTTATTGCAACAGATTATGATGGGATCATCAAGGAAGGTGAGGAGTTAGCCGAGTTGCACGAGCAAATTATAGTGAAAGTTCCTATGATTAAAGATGGTATAAAGGCCATTAAATATTTTAGCGATAAAGGAATTAAAACCAATTGCACCTTGGTGTTTTCTGCAGGGCAGGCCTTATTAGCTGCTAAAGCGGGAGCAACCTATGTTTCTCCATTTATAGGGAGGCTGGATGATATTTCTACTGATGGTTTAAACCTAATTGCGGAAATTAGATTGATCTACGATAATTACGAATTTGAAACTCAAATCTTGGCAGCTTCTGTAAGACATACCATGCATGTGATAGATTGCGCGAAATTAGGAGCAGACGTCATGACGGGGCCATTGTCGTCTATCGAAGGGCTGTTAAAACACCCACTTACAGATATTGGTTTGGCTAAATTCCTTGAAGATTATAACAAAGGGAATTAG